A region of Streptomyces cinnamoneus DNA encodes the following proteins:
- a CDS encoding 2OG-Fe(II) oxygenase family protein, whose product MSRAPGNTAAPEIRRGRIYRDLYEKRASGPAVQGDAHLERARIQGDRLEFAGSRARETALADGVFLLEIPADIDVAAGDAFSRQFHLGPDSPPYGRFRDLGSEHFGDPLLGFHQRVNQIEQFLLERRFWASDYPPEIARLGEQLTRLSQKVLCAVLSHVGVPERDRRRATGGCSRAAGSYHLTFNHYRPEHRDVGLSSHKDDGFLTILRTTTPGLEVNRKDRWERVPVDPDCFVINFGLSMEILTAPTKAPVAAIMHRVARQGGDRSSFGHFSSSGCAPGMDEGVFRYLPGSGLDRVCGSRELIDENDHEIYAGTDAPGDKRREH is encoded by the coding sequence ATGTCCCGTGCACCCGGCAACACGGCCGCACCCGAAATCCGGCGCGGCCGGATCTACCGCGACCTCTACGAGAAGCGCGCGAGCGGGCCCGCGGTCCAGGGCGACGCCCACCTCGAACGCGCCCGTATCCAGGGCGACCGCCTGGAGTTCGCCGGCTCCCGGGCGCGGGAAACCGCCCTCGCCGACGGCGTCTTCCTCCTGGAGATACCCGCGGACATCGACGTCGCGGCCGGCGATGCCTTCTCCCGCCAGTTCCACCTCGGCCCGGACTCCCCTCCCTACGGAAGGTTCCGCGACCTCGGCAGCGAGCATTTCGGGGATCCCCTGCTGGGCTTCCACCAGCGGGTGAACCAGATCGAACAGTTCCTCCTGGAGCGGCGCTTCTGGGCGAGCGACTACCCGCCCGAGATCGCCCGGCTCGGCGAGCAGCTGACCCGGTTGTCGCAGAAGGTCCTCTGCGCGGTGCTCTCCCACGTCGGCGTCCCCGAGCGGGACCGGCGACGCGCCACCGGCGGATGCTCCCGGGCGGCCGGCTCGTACCACCTGACCTTCAACCACTACCGCCCCGAGCACCGGGACGTCGGTCTGAGCTCCCACAAGGACGACGGGTTCCTCACGATCCTGCGCACGACGACCCCGGGGCTGGAGGTCAACCGCAAGGACCGCTGGGAACGGGTCCCCGTCGACCCGGACTGCTTCGTCATCAACTTCGGTCTGTCGATGGAGATTCTCACGGCGCCCACGAAGGCGCCCGTGGCCGCCATCATGCACCGCGTCGCCCGGCAGGGAGGCGACCGTTCCAGCTTCGGGCACTTCAGCTCCAGCGGCTGCGCCCCCGGCATGGACGAAGGCGTCTTCCGCTACCTCCCCGGCAGTGGACTCGACCGCGTCTGCGGCTCCCGGGAACTCATCGACGAGAACGACCACGAGATCTACGCCGGCACCGACGCCCCGGGGGACAAGCGACGTGAGCACTGA
- a CDS encoding 2OG-Fe(II) oxygenase family protein: MASPDSATLREPVVLPPMPGEHEARAAYPPIGLERSRVTGGRLVFDRDEGFDRALAQGFFLVRIPEGTDPAAGDRFAAHFHEERAGGDPLDAYRGYRHVRVPGDYQGYFDREHDQWENFYVERDNWDVLPSEVARVGRGMAGLGVTILRGVLEHLRLPREHWARVTGGLTEDRGHQMLAFNHFRSHKGVRGSKFHRDSGWVTVLRSVDPGLLALVDGRLWAVDPEPGHFIVNFGSSLEVLTERLDRPVRANVHGVVSTERAPGQPDRTSYVTFLDSDLTGTVYRFENGTPRPLQSVAEFAGQEVGRTYDDSGAL, from the coding sequence ATGGCGTCACCCGATTCCGCCACCCTCCGGGAACCGGTCGTCCTGCCTCCCATGCCCGGTGAGCACGAGGCGCGGGCGGCGTATCCGCCGATCGGGCTGGAGCGCTCCCGCGTCACCGGTGGCCGGCTCGTCTTCGACCGCGACGAGGGCTTCGACCGTGCCCTCGCGCAGGGGTTCTTCCTCGTACGGATCCCCGAGGGCACGGACCCCGCCGCCGGCGACCGCTTCGCGGCCCACTTCCACGAGGAGCGGGCCGGCGGGGACCCGCTGGACGCCTACCGCGGCTACCGCCACGTGCGCGTGCCCGGCGACTACCAGGGCTACTTCGACCGCGAGCACGACCAGTGGGAGAACTTCTACGTCGAGAGGGACAACTGGGACGTGCTGCCATCCGAGGTCGCCCGGGTGGGCCGGGGCATGGCCGGTCTCGGGGTCACGATCCTGCGCGGCGTCCTGGAGCACCTGCGGCTGCCCCGGGAGCACTGGGCGCGCGTCACGGGCGGGCTCACCGAGGACCGCGGCCACCAGATGCTCGCCTTCAACCACTTCCGGTCGCACAAGGGCGTGCGCGGCTCGAAGTTCCACCGGGACTCCGGCTGGGTGACGGTCCTGCGGTCCGTGGACCCGGGTCTGCTCGCCCTCGTCGACGGGCGCCTGTGGGCCGTCGACCCGGAGCCCGGCCACTTCATCGTCAACTTCGGCAGCTCCCTCGAAGTGCTGACCGAACGCCTCGACCGACCGGTGCGGGCCAATGTGCACGGCGTCGTCTCCACGGAACGGGCGCCGGGACAACCGGACCGGACCTCCTACGTCACCTTCCTCGACTCCGACCTCACCGGCACCGTCTACCGGTTCGAGAACGGCACGCCCCGGCCCCTCCAGTCGGTGGCCGAGTTCGCCGGCCAGGAAGTCGGCCGGACCTACGACGACAGCGGTGCGCTCTGA
- a CDS encoding MFS transporter — translation MLKGPPGQRRALAAVALGVFCIQLDAFALNLALPSIGHDLGASTGSLQWAVSAYLLSTGTLMLGAGRLSDLWGRRRLLVVGLALFGASSLACATAPSLPLLVGARVAQGAGASLIMPVGLALLTNVYPADQRGRATGWALGMGGVATACGPFVGGALTEAASWRVIFWINVPLAVAAAVWASRTPGSRDTAAAPAVDWRGLAFATAALAAVAVFVERGPVWGWTSPRDGLVLAAAAVLLVAFVRHEGRVADPLVNLGLFRNGPFVVLTVAGAVANAATVLFLFVVPLALQGSWGLTAFAAGVAFLAPAAMMAVAGPLAGRVTPGAAVNVMALLLALAGGMLCAAPAIGALPVHLATMTVCGGVLGLANALTLIATQAVIRPERAGEASGVTKTVITVAAGLGVALSGAVADPDGRPASSAAADHALTATGLAALAAGLLLGVWSAARARADRTGRTRPEAGRTRRAMARTGRR, via the coding sequence GTGCTGAAGGGACCTCCTGGACAGCGCCGGGCCCTGGCGGCCGTGGCGCTGGGGGTGTTCTGCATCCAACTGGACGCCTTCGCCCTGAACCTGGCCCTGCCGAGCATCGGTCACGACCTCGGCGCCTCGACCGGCAGCCTGCAGTGGGCCGTCAGCGCGTACCTGCTGTCCACCGGCACGCTCATGCTCGGCGCCGGCCGCCTGAGCGACCTCTGGGGACGCCGCCGGCTGCTGGTCGTCGGGCTGGCCCTGTTCGGCGCCTCCTCCTTGGCCTGTGCCACCGCCCCGTCGCTGCCGTTGCTCGTCGGCGCGCGGGTGGCGCAGGGCGCCGGCGCCTCCCTGATCATGCCGGTCGGCCTGGCCCTGCTGACCAACGTCTACCCGGCTGACCAGCGCGGCCGTGCCACGGGATGGGCCCTCGGCATGGGAGGCGTCGCCACCGCCTGCGGCCCGTTCGTCGGCGGGGCGCTGACCGAGGCGGCGTCCTGGCGCGTCATCTTCTGGATCAACGTCCCGCTGGCCGTCGCCGCGGCGGTGTGGGCCTCGCGGACGCCCGGGAGCCGGGACACCGCCGCCGCCCCGGCCGTCGACTGGCGGGGGCTGGCCTTCGCCACGGCGGCCCTCGCGGCCGTCGCCGTGTTCGTGGAACGCGGCCCGGTGTGGGGCTGGACATCCCCCCGCGACGGCCTCGTGCTGGCCGCGGCCGCCGTGCTGCTCGTCGCCTTCGTGCGACACGAGGGCCGGGTCGCCGACCCCCTGGTGAACCTGGGCCTGTTCCGCAACGGCCCCTTCGTCGTGCTCACCGTCGCCGGAGCCGTGGCGAACGCGGCGACCGTGCTGTTCCTGTTCGTGGTCCCCCTCGCCCTGCAGGGGTCCTGGGGCCTCACGGCGTTCGCGGCGGGCGTCGCCTTCCTGGCCCCGGCCGCGATGATGGCCGTCGCCGGTCCGCTGGCCGGCCGGGTGACTCCCGGCGCGGCGGTGAACGTCATGGCGCTGCTGCTGGCCCTGGCCGGAGGCATGCTCTGCGCGGCCCCGGCCATCGGGGCCCTGCCCGTCCACCTCGCCACGATGACCGTGTGCGGCGGTGTGCTCGGCCTGGCCAACGCCCTGACCCTCATCGCCACCCAGGCGGTCATCCGGCCCGAACGGGCCGGGGAGGCCTCGGGGGTGACGAAGACGGTCATCACCGTTGCCGCCGGGCTCGGCGTCGCGCTGTCCGGTGCAGTCGCCGACCCCGACGGCAGGCCTGCGTCGTCAGCGGCGGCGGACCACGCCCTCACCGCGACGGGACTGGCCGCGCTCGCGGCGGGGCTTCTCCTGGGCGTGTGGAGCGCGGCCCGCGCGCGGGCGGACCGCACCGGCCGGACGCGGCCGGAGGCGGGGAGGACGCGGAGGGCGATGGCCCGGACGGGCCGGAGGTAG
- a CDS encoding cytochrome P450, with product MTAPAHPPACPVSGRAPFPGVLAHHPGPSPLDGHESAFHEATVVRGTPASEYFRASGISACAEENGGLCTFRMGPRLAVYQITNGPLLDDEDLAPSTDANRELFGDFMGSLPGDHPDRPAKRAAVETTLGNGRFVEELVPHVRRHAAAFLDRAAGREVPLDEFALSLVAQVDSLVPGVLDLTQRPLPDWLASPEYGAVVRGFFDLASDVITNVNPAAMREFDVIVPFVRELLRANADAIAAAPASNVIRRYFALWDLPFSREGVDGLDAAQVKELGTVIVATYDTTALSLLWALAYIETTPAAKREIVAEARGGQPSASPSPLDLAVLEAVRLGGSNPSALWRRTTRPFTLHHEGRSVTVPPGTMMWLDRRQANRDPAVFPHPEGFDPRNIRALFRSGRETVSSLISRGRHEINSFSMVNATRNPRKCPGRLFSVRVQSVLLAELYSRYEVSARGIDLSLKRHAAMPRPARPGTVLFNALPERTKEQN from the coding sequence ATGACCGCGCCCGCCCACCCGCCGGCCTGTCCCGTGTCCGGGCGGGCCCCCTTCCCCGGCGTGCTCGCCCACCATCCGGGCCCGAGCCCGCTGGACGGCCACGAGAGCGCCTTCCACGAGGCGACCGTCGTCCGCGGGACACCGGCCTCGGAGTACTTCCGCGCCTCGGGCATCAGCGCGTGCGCCGAGGAGAACGGCGGCCTCTGCACGTTCCGCATGGGCCCGCGCCTGGCCGTGTACCAGATCACCAACGGCCCCCTGCTGGACGACGAGGACCTGGCGCCGTCCACCGACGCCAACCGGGAGCTGTTCGGCGACTTCATGGGCTCCCTGCCCGGCGACCACCCGGACCGGCCGGCCAAACGGGCGGCCGTGGAGACCACCCTGGGCAACGGCAGGTTCGTGGAGGAGCTGGTGCCGCACGTGCGGCGGCACGCCGCCGCGTTCCTCGACCGGGCGGCCGGGCGGGAGGTCCCCCTGGACGAGTTCGCCCTGTCCCTGGTGGCCCAGGTGGACAGCCTCGTGCCCGGCGTGCTGGACCTCACGCAGCGCCCCCTGCCCGACTGGCTGGCCTCGCCGGAGTACGGCGCGGTGGTGCGGGGCTTCTTCGACCTCGCCTCGGACGTGATCACCAACGTCAACCCCGCGGCCATGCGGGAGTTCGACGTCATCGTCCCCTTCGTCCGCGAACTCCTGCGGGCCAACGCGGACGCGATCGCGGCGGCCCCCGCGTCCAACGTGATCCGGCGCTACTTCGCCCTGTGGGACCTGCCGTTCTCCCGGGAGGGCGTGGACGGGCTGGACGCCGCACAGGTCAAGGAACTGGGCACGGTGATCGTGGCCACGTACGACACGACCGCGCTCAGCCTGCTGTGGGCCCTCGCCTACATCGAGACGACGCCCGCCGCGAAGCGGGAGATCGTCGCCGAGGCGCGCGGCGGGCAGCCGAGCGCGTCGCCCTCGCCGCTGGACCTGGCGGTCCTGGAGGCCGTCCGGCTGGGCGGCAGCAACCCCAGCGCGCTCTGGCGCCGGACGACACGGCCCTTCACCCTGCACCACGAGGGCCGTTCGGTCACCGTTCCCCCGGGCACCATGATGTGGCTGGACCGCCGCCAGGCGAACCGGGACCCGGCCGTCTTCCCGCACCCCGAGGGTTTCGACCCACGCAACATCCGGGCGCTGTTCCGGTCCGGCCGCGAGACGGTCTCGTCCCTGATCTCCCGGGGCCGGCACGAGATCAACTCGTTCAGCATGGTGAACGCCACGCGGAACCCGCGCAAATGCCCCGGCCGGCTGTTCTCCGTGCGCGTGCAGTCGGTCCTCCTGGCCGAGCTGTACTCCCGCTACGAGGTCAGCGCGCGAGGCATCGACCTGAGTCTGAAGAGGCACGCCGCCATGCCCCGGCCCGCCCGGCCCGGCACTGTCCTTTTCAACGCCCTGCCCGAGCGCACGAAGGAGCAGAACTGA
- a CDS encoding 2OG-Fe(II) oxygenase family protein, translating into MTTVVDNEGHLHLPTARVTAGRLLFDAAEGADQALALGAFCLAVPEDLDVEPGLRFCRSFYEPAEPGTADRYRGHREDGHADSKLGYEDRPDQVEQLQLESHLWSRYLPEEVTALLERMKDLTLDALYGVFDVAGIPEHDRETVTGGARQDTGLCYTTVNHYRADLSDRAGIVEHSDSGFITLICTDQPGYEILHEGRWRPVREEPGHFVVNLGDAFRVLTRKLPRPVTAVYHRVPELRPDGAAHHRSSFTIYMGPRYDMMLHQYAADGTLHEYQGFRDFSVEKSKKLGYEFHSRI; encoded by the coding sequence ATGACGACGGTCGTCGACAACGAAGGACACCTCCACCTCCCCACGGCGCGGGTCACGGCCGGCAGACTGCTCTTCGACGCGGCCGAGGGGGCGGACCAGGCCCTCGCGCTGGGCGCGTTCTGCCTCGCGGTTCCCGAGGACCTCGACGTCGAGCCGGGGCTGAGGTTCTGCCGCAGCTTCTACGAACCGGCCGAGCCGGGGACGGCCGACCGGTACCGGGGCCACCGCGAGGACGGGCACGCCGACTCCAAGCTCGGCTACGAGGACCGCCCCGACCAGGTCGAGCAGCTCCAGTTGGAGTCCCACCTGTGGAGCCGGTACCTGCCCGAGGAGGTCACCGCCCTCCTGGAGCGGATGAAGGACCTGACCCTGGACGCGCTCTACGGCGTGTTCGACGTGGCGGGCATCCCGGAGCACGACCGCGAGACCGTCACCGGCGGCGCCCGCCAGGACACCGGCCTGTGCTACACCACGGTCAACCACTACCGCGCGGACCTGAGCGACCGGGCGGGCATCGTCGAGCACTCCGACAGCGGGTTCATCACCCTCATCTGCACCGACCAGCCCGGCTACGAGATCCTCCACGAGGGCCGCTGGCGGCCCGTCCGCGAGGAGCCCGGGCACTTCGTGGTGAACCTGGGTGACGCGTTCCGCGTCCTGACGCGGAAGCTCCCCCGGCCGGTGACCGCCGTCTACCACCGCGTTCCCGAACTCCGGCCGGACGGCGCCGCGCACCACCGGTCATCGTTCACGATCTACATGGGGCCGCGGTACGACATGATGCTCCACCAGTACGCCGCGGACGGCACCTTGCACGAGTACCAGGGCTTCCGCGACTTCTCGGTGGAGAAGTCCAAGAAGCTGGGCTACGAGTTCCACTCCCGCATATGA
- a CDS encoding lytic polysaccharide monooxygenase auxiliary activity family 9 protein, which translates to MRTRHQAVRTSLLGLAPLTLTVLTAGPAGAHGSLTDPVSRVSACFAEGPEHPRSAACKAMVAAGGTQPLYDWNEVNIGDAAGRHRRIIPDGKLCSAGREKYKGLDLPRADWPGSKLAPGTHTFRYRATAPHRGTFELYVTKDGYDPKKPLTWSDLEAKPFAKVTDPALKDGSYVFRGTVPKKSGRHLIYSIWQRSDSPEAFYTCSDVDFGGSGPSAAQAPAASAPSDRQITDEAGRSTVDHGGHGGDGKDAHAGTHGQDAREGHAAPAAAEDAGTRATGVTTANAPAAQGGKLAETGGRGSTTTLAVAGAGTLAVGAVALLLAARRRAARNRN; encoded by the coding sequence ATGCGCACGCGTCACCAAGCCGTACGGACCTCCCTGCTCGGCCTCGCACCCCTCACGCTCACCGTGCTGACCGCCGGGCCGGCCGGGGCGCACGGCTCCCTGACGGACCCGGTCAGCCGGGTGTCCGCCTGCTTCGCGGAAGGGCCCGAGCACCCGCGCTCGGCCGCCTGCAAGGCGATGGTCGCGGCCGGCGGCACCCAGCCGCTCTACGACTGGAACGAGGTCAACATCGGCGACGCCGCCGGCCGGCACCGCCGGATCATCCCGGACGGCAAGCTGTGCAGCGCCGGGCGCGAGAAGTACAAGGGACTGGACCTGCCGCGCGCCGACTGGCCCGGCAGCAAGCTGGCTCCCGGCACCCACACCTTCCGCTACCGGGCCACGGCCCCGCACCGCGGCACGTTCGAGCTCTACGTCACCAAAGACGGCTACGACCCCAAGAAGCCGCTGACCTGGTCGGACCTGGAGGCGAAGCCGTTCGCCAAGGTCACCGACCCGGCGCTCAAAGACGGGAGCTACGTCTTCCGGGGCACCGTGCCGAAGAAGTCGGGCCGTCACCTGATCTACAGCATCTGGCAGCGGTCGGACAGTCCCGAGGCCTTCTACACCTGCTCCGACGTGGACTTCGGCGGCTCCGGCCCGTCGGCGGCCCAGGCGCCCGCCGCCTCCGCCCCCAGCGACCGGCAGATCACCGACGAGGCCGGCAGGTCCACGGTCGACCACGGTGGGCACGGCGGGGACGGAAAGGACGCGCATGCGGGCACGCACGGACAGGACGCCCGCGAAGGACACGCCGCGCCCGCCGCAGCCGAGGACGCCGGCACCCGGGCCACCGGCGTGACCACCGCCAACGCCCCTGCGGCACAAGGCGGGAAGCTCGCCGAGACCGGCGGCCGGGGCAGCACCACGACGCTGGCCGTCGCCGGCGCCGGAACCCTCGCGGTGGGCGCGGTGGCCCTCCTCCTGGCCGCCCGCCGCCGCGCCGCACGGAACCGGAACTGA
- a CDS encoding 3-deoxy-7-phosphoheptulonate synthase, which translates to MTAIDLSSPSDSGRNQESGLWPCPPAGPQSGWSEPAALAAGKEQGFHPPLVFAAECDQLRSRLAAVARGEAFLIQGAVSADEFALEFTEAIDVALKTLLQMSSVLSYAMAVPVVRIGRIASSAFETREHRTAAAALNLARGLLRAGYADIALVHEWNRDFVATGGGRRYGPIVSEMGGALRFMAACGVNAAQWGAEFFAGREMSVPDDEGAPRSVGVLGEAHDGAFREEVHQASTHMVWVDRSDSASVELASRVSNPIGVRIGSSTTPDEVLALLEHLDPDRAPGRLTFLAGMGAESVRDVLPDLIGKVAASGALPVWVCDPLCRSAGRLDAACGEVRDFFEVHRELGTRPGGLCLDPTGGSAFLREQLLELAFSVAEMCPGMPRAAADAPAG; encoded by the coding sequence ATGACTGCCATCGACCTCAGTTCACCATCAGATTCCGGCCGGAACCAGGAGAGCGGCTTGTGGCCGTGTCCTCCGGCGGGTCCTCAGTCGGGGTGGTCCGAGCCGGCCGCGCTCGCCGCGGGCAAGGAGCAGGGCTTCCACCCTCCCCTGGTTTTCGCCGCGGAGTGCGACCAGTTGCGCTCCCGGCTGGCCGCCGTAGCCCGTGGTGAAGCGTTTCTGATCCAGGGCGCAGTCTCCGCAGATGAATTTGCTCTTGAGTTCACTGAAGCAATTGACGTTGCGTTGAAGACGCTGCTTCAGATGTCGTCCGTATTGAGCTATGCCATGGCCGTTCCGGTGGTGAGGATCGGCCGGATCGCAAGCTCCGCATTCGAGACGCGTGAACACCGCACCGCGGCCGCGGCGTTGAACCTCGCACGGGGTCTGCTCCGCGCTGGATACGCCGACATCGCGTTGGTCCACGAGTGGAACAGGGACTTCGTCGCCACGGGGGGCGGGAGGAGGTACGGTCCGATCGTCAGTGAGATGGGCGGTGCGCTGCGCTTCATGGCGGCATGCGGTGTGAACGCCGCACAGTGGGGAGCCGAGTTCTTCGCCGGCCGCGAGATGTCCGTACCGGACGATGAGGGGGCACCGCGTTCCGTCGGCGTTCTGGGTGAAGCCCACGACGGAGCGTTCCGTGAAGAAGTCCATCAGGCCTCGACCCATATGGTGTGGGTGGATCGGTCCGACAGCGCGTCCGTCGAACTCGCCTCGCGCGTCAGCAATCCGATCGGCGTGCGGATCGGCTCTTCCACCACGCCGGACGAGGTGCTGGCCCTGCTTGAGCACCTCGACCCGGACCGTGCGCCGGGCCGGCTGACGTTCCTCGCGGGGATGGGTGCCGAGAGCGTGCGCGATGTGCTTCCGGACCTGATCGGCAAGGTCGCCGCGTCCGGCGCCCTGCCGGTGTGGGTGTGCGATCCACTGTGCCGCAGCGCGGGCCGGCTCGACGCCGCGTGCGGCGAGGTGCGGGACTTCTTCGAAGTCCACCGCGAACTGGGAACCCGTCCGGGTGGCCTCTGCCTGGATCCGACGGGCGGCAGCGCGTTCCTCCGTGAGCAGCTCCTGGAACTGGCCTTCAGTGTCGCCGAGATGTGCCCGGGAATGCCGCGGGCGGCCGCGGACGCACCAGCTGGATAG
- a CDS encoding 2OG-Fe(II) oxygenase family protein has protein sequence MSTETLRLQKARATEEGLAFETPGGLTRALRDGCFLLAVPPGFDTTPGVTLCREFFRPVEQGGESTRAYRGFRDLDGVYFDREHFQTEHVLIDGPGRERHFPPELRRMAEHMHELARHVLRTVLTELGVARELWSEVTGGAVDGRGTEWFAANHYRSERDRLGCAPHKDTGFVTVLYIEEGGLEAATGGSWTPVDPVPGCFVVNFGGAFELLTSGLDRPVRALLHRVRQCAPRPESADRFSFAAFVNPPPTGDLYRVGADGTATVARSTEDFLRDFNERTWGDGYADFGIAPPEPAGVAEDGVRA, from the coding sequence GTGAGCACTGAGACGCTGCGCCTCCAGAAGGCGCGGGCCACCGAGGAGGGCCTGGCGTTCGAGACGCCCGGCGGCCTGACCCGGGCCCTGCGGGACGGCTGCTTCCTCCTCGCCGTACCGCCCGGCTTCGACACCACGCCCGGAGTGACCCTGTGCCGCGAGTTCTTCCGCCCGGTGGAGCAGGGCGGCGAAAGCACGCGCGCCTACCGGGGCTTCCGGGACCTGGACGGCGTCTACTTCGACCGCGAGCACTTCCAGACCGAACACGTCCTCATCGACGGACCGGGGCGGGAGCGCCACTTCCCGCCGGAGCTCCGGCGCATGGCCGAGCACATGCACGAGCTGGCCCGGCACGTGCTGCGCACGGTCCTGACCGAGCTGGGGGTGGCCCGGGAGCTGTGGAGCGAGGTCACCGGCGGGGCCGTCGACGGCCGCGGCACGGAGTGGTTCGCCGCCAACCACTACCGCTCCGAGCGCGACCGGCTCGGGTGCGCGCCCCACAAGGACACGGGCTTCGTGACCGTCCTCTACATCGAGGAGGGGGGACTGGAGGCGGCGACGGGCGGTTCCTGGACGCCGGTCGATCCCGTACCGGGCTGCTTCGTGGTCAACTTCGGCGGGGCCTTCGAACTGCTCACCTCCGGCCTGGACCGCCCCGTGCGGGCCCTGCTGCACCGGGTCCGGCAGTGCGCGCCGCGGCCGGAGTCCGCCGACCGCTTCTCCTTCGCCGCCTTCGTCAACCCACCGCCGACCGGCGACCTCTACCGCGTCGGTGCCGACGGCACGGCGACGGTGGCCCGGAGCACCGAGGACTTCCTGCGCGACTTCAACGAGCGGACGTGGGGCGACGGCTACGCCGACTTCGGGATCGCCCCTCCGGAGCCGGCCGGCGTCGCGGAAGACGGGGTGAGGGCATGA
- a CDS encoding 2OG-Fe(II) oxygenase family protein, producing the protein MSTAQGYGWQTAALRGGELVFSTPGGIEQALRDGFFHVEQPEGLDLTAGDRFARGFYLPGEPDSTDPFRGFQHWTSERLGPRQGYYCRDDDQTEQFFLESAHWDSVYPQALARQAEAMRSLALDVLRAVLAHLELPPELWDEATGRCLSARGTYNLTFNHFRPEVPRRGLNVHKDSGWVTVLRSTDPGLEVERDGAWHPIDPRPGTFIVNFGCAIEILTRDTRTPVAAVAHRVVQQPRTDERKPDRFSYALFVDSSLDEDICPGLFRYEPGTGLRLETNFGTFLDTILHNTYQKDTAGLY; encoded by the coding sequence ATGAGCACGGCACAGGGATACGGCTGGCAGACGGCCGCACTGCGCGGCGGAGAGCTGGTCTTCAGCACGCCGGGAGGGATCGAGCAGGCCCTCAGGGACGGCTTCTTCCACGTCGAACAACCGGAGGGCCTGGACCTCACGGCCGGGGACCGCTTCGCGCGCGGCTTCTACCTCCCCGGGGAACCGGACTCCACCGACCCGTTCCGCGGCTTCCAGCACTGGACCTCGGAACGGCTCGGCCCCCGCCAGGGCTACTACTGCCGCGACGACGACCAGACCGAGCAGTTCTTCCTGGAGAGCGCCCACTGGGACTCCGTGTACCCGCAGGCGCTGGCGCGGCAGGCGGAAGCCATGCGGTCACTGGCACTCGACGTCCTCAGGGCCGTGCTCGCCCACCTCGAACTGCCCCCGGAGCTGTGGGACGAGGCCACGGGCCGCTGCCTGTCGGCACGGGGCACCTACAACCTCACCTTCAACCACTTCCGTCCGGAAGTCCCCCGGCGCGGCCTGAACGTCCACAAGGACTCCGGCTGGGTGACCGTGCTGCGGTCCACCGACCCCGGCCTCGAAGTCGAGCGTGACGGCGCCTGGCACCCCATCGACCCGAGGCCGGGCACGTTCATCGTGAACTTCGGCTGCGCCATCGAGATCCTCACCCGTGACACGAGAACTCCCGTGGCGGCCGTGGCGCACCGCGTCGTGCAACAGCCCCGGACCGACGAGCGGAAACCCGACAGGTTCTCCTACGCGCTCTTCGTCGACAGCAGCCTGGACGAGGACATCTGCCCGGGCCTCTTCCGCTACGAGCCGGGCACCGGTCTCCGCCTGGAGACGAACTTCGGCACGTTCCTCGACACCATCCTGCACAACACCTACCAAAAGGACACCGCCGGCCTGTACTGA
- a CDS encoding tRNA-dependent cyclodipeptide synthase, with the protein MEPREEPAKPVFGRRYKAEIGSVSPTTSRDTFEDHDTCFLGVSLENSNFKPAKVDAMAKWISRRFSQCTVLIGDSIHRITLESTRSMPPRAALDDALRLGREFVESRQPVFESFRDRTKFTFVTCSEVQSWGLYGDYHERLRQHYDQDAAFRGSVEAFGRDYHGKRSEGVSAQELDHRIRKSSEYFLEEFAIFACLQRTGSPVMVYPGSFSTLSEIAQGKHPGAPEELRDLIVVSLHLKGR; encoded by the coding sequence ATGGAGCCTCGGGAAGAACCGGCAAAGCCGGTTTTCGGCAGGCGCTACAAGGCGGAGATAGGATCCGTCTCCCCGACCACGAGCCGCGATACGTTCGAGGATCACGACACCTGTTTCCTCGGAGTGAGCCTGGAGAACAGCAACTTCAAACCGGCCAAGGTCGACGCCATGGCCAAGTGGATCTCCCGGCGGTTCTCCCAGTGCACCGTCCTCATCGGTGACAGCATTCACCGGATCACCCTGGAGTCCACCCGCTCCATGCCGCCGCGGGCGGCCCTCGACGACGCCCTGCGGCTCGGCCGCGAGTTCGTCGAGAGCCGGCAACCGGTCTTCGAGTCCTTCCGCGACCGGACCAAGTTCACCTTCGTGACCTGCTCGGAGGTGCAGAGCTGGGGCCTCTACGGCGACTACCACGAGCGCCTGCGGCAGCACTACGACCAGGACGCCGCCTTCCGCGGCTCGGTCGAGGCGTTCGGCCGCGACTACCACGGCAAACGCTCCGAAGGCGTCAGCGCCCAGGAACTCGACCACCGCATCAGGAAATCCTCCGAGTACTTTCTAGAGGAATTCGCCATCTTCGCCTGCCTCCAGCGGACCGGCAGTCCCGTCATGGTGTATCCCGGATCGTTCAGCACTCTCTCGGAAATAGCTCAGGGAAAACACCCGGGAGCCCCCGAAGAGCTGCGCGACCTCATCGTGGTGTCCCTCCACCTGAAAGGGCGATGA